In the Victivallis sp. Marseille-Q1083 genome, one interval contains:
- a CDS encoding beta-mannanase, which yields MEKPTGIFASGRRFFVGCNYWASHAGTAMWRQWQPETVEADLALLQKNRIETLRVFPLWPDFQPLVRETRWCQTGGELRLAGGLPLPDTAAGRAGVDETMVARFRRLAELANRYDLKLIVGLVTGWMSGRMHVPPAFEGVNVLTDPEAVRWEVKLVRFLVRSLRDCPAIVAWDLGNECNCMALLEHAPDAAWLWSDTITAAVKREDAGRPVVSGMHSLVCYADGNSWTIAGQAETTDVLTTHPYPLFTPGCALDPIHTMRNVFHATAETRLYGDVGGVPAFIEEAGTLGPGVSSDRVAGRYMRNLLWNAWAHDCRGMLWWCAFDQGDLAQTPYDWMAIERELGLIRRDGGGKPALLELKQFAELLDRANLRQLPPFRRDAVVILTPGQDNWLAAYACFLLAKQAGFDVEFQTAEQPLKPSAFYLMPSIAGPAGMPRHRYLALLEKVRQGATLLVSSDAGILQPCNEAFGIDIEYTAAATAPVTVRSEAFQFDCPARTLVKLSCRGAQTLAGDGDGDPVFTCHRHGNGKLLFLAVPLELAAATTPRMFLPEAPPCYRLYQLAAELAGVVRLVTRTNRSLTLTEHSAAPDELLVVAVNNTPEPLTDRLTAAAGWHFDSMAYGAPPENERWTIPGNSGSVLRFRKK from the coding sequence ATGGAGAAGCCAACCGGGATTTTCGCGTCCGGCCGCCGTTTTTTCGTCGGCTGCAATTACTGGGCCAGCCACGCGGGTACCGCGATGTGGCGGCAGTGGCAGCCGGAAACGGTGGAAGCCGACCTGGCACTGCTGCAAAAGAACCGCATTGAAACGCTGCGGGTGTTTCCGCTCTGGCCGGATTTCCAGCCGCTGGTGCGGGAAACCCGCTGGTGCCAGACCGGCGGCGAATTGCGGCTGGCCGGCGGCCTTCCGCTGCCGGATACGGCCGCCGGCCGGGCCGGGGTCGACGAAACGATGGTGGCACGCTTCCGCCGCCTGGCGGAACTGGCCAACCGGTACGATTTGAAATTGATCGTCGGACTCGTCACCGGCTGGATGAGCGGCCGGATGCACGTGCCGCCGGCCTTTGAAGGCGTCAATGTCCTGACCGATCCGGAGGCGGTCCGCTGGGAGGTGAAACTGGTCCGTTTCCTGGTCCGCTCGCTGCGCGACTGTCCGGCGATCGTCGCCTGGGATCTCGGCAACGAATGCAACTGCATGGCGCTGCTGGAACACGCGCCGGATGCCGCCTGGCTGTGGAGCGATACGATCACCGCGGCCGTCAAACGGGAGGACGCCGGCCGGCCGGTCGTCTCCGGCATGCACAGCCTCGTCTGTTACGCCGACGGCAACTCCTGGACGATTGCCGGACAGGCGGAAACCACCGACGTACTGACCACGCACCCCTATCCGCTGTTCACCCCCGGCTGCGCCCTCGATCCCATCCATACGATGCGGAACGTCTTTCACGCGACGGCGGAAACCCGGCTCTACGGCGACGTCGGCGGCGTACCGGCCTTCATCGAAGAGGCCGGAACGCTCGGACCGGGCGTATCGAGCGACCGGGTCGCCGGCCGATATATGCGCAACCTGCTGTGGAACGCCTGGGCGCACGATTGCCGGGGCATGCTCTGGTGGTGCGCCTTCGACCAGGGCGACCTGGCGCAGACCCCCTACGACTGGATGGCGATCGAACGCGAACTCGGCCTGATCCGCCGCGACGGCGGCGGCAAACCGGCCCTGCTGGAGTTGAAGCAATTCGCCGAACTGCTGGATCGCGCCAATTTACGTCAACTGCCGCCGTTCCGCCGCGACGCAGTGGTCATCCTGACGCCGGGCCAGGACAACTGGCTCGCGGCTTACGCCTGCTTCCTGCTGGCCAAACAGGCCGGTTTCGATGTCGAATTCCAAACGGCGGAACAGCCGTTGAAGCCGTCGGCCTTTTATCTGATGCCGTCGATCGCCGGTCCGGCCGGCATGCCGCGGCACCGCTATCTGGCCCTGCTCGAAAAGGTGCGGCAAGGCGCCACTTTGCTGGTCAGCTCGGATGCCGGCATCCTGCAGCCCTGCAATGAAGCGTTCGGCATCGACATCGAATACACCGCCGCGGCAACCGCGCCGGTGACCGTTCGTTCCGAAGCCTTCCAATTCGACTGTCCGGCCCGCACGCTGGTGAAACTGTCCTGCCGCGGGGCTCAAACGCTGGCCGGCGACGGCGACGGCGACCCGGTTTTCACCTGCCACCGCCACGGCAACGGCAAGCTGCTGTTTCTCGCCGTGCCGCTCGAATTGGCCGCCGCGACGACGCCCCGGATGTTCCTGCCGGAAGCGCCGCCCTGTTACCGGCTCTATCAACTGGCGGCCGAACTGGCGGGCGTCGTCCGGCTCGTCACCCGAACGAACCGGTCACTGACCTTGACGGAACACTCCGCCGCTCCGGATGAACTGCTGGTCGTGGCGGTCAACAATACGCCGGAACCGTTAACCGACCGGCTGACGGCGGCGGCCGGCTGGCATTTCGATTCGATGGCGTACGGCGCGCCGCCGGAAAATGAGCGCTGGACGATACCGGGGAATTCCGGCAGCGTACTGCGTTTTCGGAAAAAATAG
- a CDS encoding hemolysin family protein, with the protein MEDDGILGFQLLVLFFLILLNAFFAASEVALISLKQAAVRRLTEQGGRRGKRLAALLADSGRFLATVQVGVTFAGFMASAFAADSFSDPLTDWLLAHGVTFLSRTTLDAVIVLLITLVLSYLSLVFGELIPKQLGLRYAETFALYVAGPIDWIAKLTAPFVWLLNASVNFFLKLFGGGKAVKQEVTEEEIRLLVDIGEENGVIASDEKQMIENVFEFNNKTAGDVMTHRTEVVALNLDTPPEEIEKVLLECGFSRVPVYHEDIDEIVGILHFRAYFAAKLSSDRPPDLRQLITPAYFAPATMRANVLFQNMRNRQLNLSVVLDEFGGTAGIVTLEDLLEEIVGSLYDEYDDTSDEVQVLGDGRWRLNGSMRLDEVTQATGIPLPEEDYDTLGGLIFGQLNAVPTTGAKVTLPAQRVELVVESVVERRADKVLMTVKPPVSEESAAAADAPEA; encoded by the coding sequence TTGGAAGACGACGGAATTCTCGGGTTTCAGTTGCTGGTACTGTTCTTTTTGATTCTGCTGAACGCATTCTTCGCCGCTTCGGAAGTGGCGCTCATTTCGCTGAAACAGGCGGCCGTCCGCCGCCTGACCGAACAGGGCGGCCGGCGCGGCAAACGGCTGGCGGCACTGCTTGCCGATTCCGGCCGTTTTCTGGCCACCGTCCAGGTCGGCGTCACCTTCGCCGGTTTCATGGCCAGCGCTTTCGCGGCGGATTCCTTTTCCGATCCGCTGACCGACTGGCTGCTGGCGCACGGCGTGACGTTCCTCAGCCGGACGACGCTGGACGCCGTCATCGTCCTGCTGATCACGCTGGTGCTCTCCTACCTGTCGCTGGTCTTCGGCGAACTGATTCCGAAACAACTCGGCCTGCGTTATGCCGAAACCTTCGCACTTTATGTCGCCGGGCCGATCGACTGGATCGCCAAACTCACCGCGCCGTTCGTCTGGCTGCTCAATGCCTCGGTCAACTTCTTCCTGAAGCTGTTCGGCGGCGGCAAGGCGGTCAAGCAGGAGGTCACCGAGGAGGAGATCCGCCTGCTGGTGGATATCGGCGAGGAAAACGGCGTCATCGCCAGCGATGAAAAGCAGATGATCGAAAATGTCTTCGAATTCAACAACAAAACCGCCGGCGACGTCATGACCCACCGTACCGAGGTCGTCGCGCTGAACCTGGATACCCCGCCGGAAGAAATTGAGAAAGTGCTGCTGGAATGCGGCTTCTCCCGGGTGCCGGTCTATCACGAGGATATCGATGAAATCGTCGGCATCCTGCATTTTCGCGCCTATTTCGCCGCCAAACTCAGTTCCGACCGGCCGCCCGATCTGCGGCAGTTGATCACGCCGGCCTATTTCGCGCCGGCAACCATGCGCGCCAATGTCCTGTTTCAAAACATGCGGAACCGCCAGCTCAATTTATCGGTGGTGCTGGATGAATTCGGCGGCACCGCCGGCATCGTCACGCTGGAGGACCTGCTCGAAGAGATCGTCGGCAGTCTGTATGACGAATACGACGACACGTCGGACGAAGTGCAAGTGCTCGGCGACGGCCGCTGGCGGCTCAACGGCTCGATGCGGCTTGATGAAGTGACCCAGGCGACCGGTATTCCGTTGCCGGAGGAGGATTACGACACGCTGGGCGGTTTGATTTTCGGCCAGCTCAACGCGGTGCCGACAACCGGAGCGAAGGTCACGCTGCCGGCGCAACGGGTCGAACTGGTGGTGGAGTCGGTGGTGGAACGCCGGGCCGACAAAGTGCTGATGACGGTAAAGCCGCCCGTGTCGGAAGAATCTGCCGCCGCGGCCGACGCTCCGGAAGCATGA